The DNA region TTTTCCTCCTGTGCAACTGAACCAGCACAGTATGACACCGGCAGTACAATTTTTCGCCTAATTGTTCGGCAGTTACTCCCGCAGGGCTGTTTGCAGTGAGAACGATCAACGTTTTGGTTAAACTGCCTGCACGGGAAAAACCTATCTCTTGGTGGAACCAAAGTCCGTCCCGATTGAAGCTGGGAATCGAGCAGAGTGTATACCACTTTCCGTTGTGAGTGAAGCTGCTGTAGTATCCCACCGCAGTGAGGAATCGGCGAACCGATGGAATGGAATATTTCAGTTCGGCTGATAGTGGTTCGATCATCCAGCATGGTTGCTTTGTAAAGAGGATAGAGAGTTGTTCGTTGATTCTGGAAGCGGCTGCCAT from Candidatus Aegiribacteria sp. includes:
- a CDS encoding BlaI/MecI/CopY family transcriptional regulator, whose amino-acid sequence is MAAASRINEQLSILFTKQPCWMIEPLSAELKYSIPSVRRFLTAVGYYSSFTHNGKWYTLCSIPSFNRDGLWFHQEIGFSRAGSLTKTLIVLTANSPAGVTAEQLGEKLYCRCHTVLVQLHRRKKLQRQKTGRSFIYLAADPRTAARQRRAISVQSAQIQQLPAEIAVLVLVEFIRNPKAGFAQLAKTIKRSRKVTVEVAQIERLFQQYALKKTMLTADRPPGGH